The DNA sequence AAATTGAATCCTCATTAGAATACTTGATTCCCAGAATATCCAAACAAGTAATAATTAAATTCAATGAAAATTCAAACAAAAATGCCAAAGCACTGGTAATATCTTCCTTATTTGATTGGGTTCTTGAAAATCTTTGTAAAAATTCAATTAACGCAATGGAAGGTATAGGAACAATAACATTTGACATTCAAGAGGAAGCAAAAAATGTTGTAATTGATATTAGTGATGACGGAAAAGGTATTTCTAGATTAAAGTATAAAACAATATTTAAAGCAGGATATACAACACGTAAGCGTGGCTGGGGCTTAGGTCTTTCATTATCAAAAAGAATTATTGAATTGTATCATAAAGGGCAAATTTTTGTTAAAAGCTCAGAGATAAAACAAGGAACAACAATTAGGATTAAATTATTGAAGTAGTGGCACTAATAAAACTTTGTATTACTCATTATACTTGGGCTTTGAATTAATAATGGATGTGAATGTAAAAGTCATTAAATTGTCATTGGGTTTTGTAACTTAATGACAATTAAATGACTACTTTATGACATTAGATTCAAGCGACAAAATACACATAATATTCTAACAGTCAAAAATATACGTTTTTCTTAGAGGCACTAAATAGTACTGGTGTTTTTGTGCTTTGCTCACACCTTCTATTCTATACAGTTATTTCATAGGTACTTCTACAAAAAATATGTTTTATAGCATAAGTTAAGGAAGTTTCGCTAAATTTATTAGGCATATCTTTGAAGCCTTTATTTTAAAAAAAATGTAAACTTAAATTTAGTATTATGAAAATAACTCGAATATTTGATCTTTTGGAACAACACAAAAATGAATTTAATAAACCAAATACTTTCGGAGCAAAAATTGATGGAAAATGGAAAGATTATAGCACTGATGAATTTGTTGATACTGTAAACAATTTTAGTTATGGTCTTTTGGCTCTTGGCATAAAAGCGGGTGATAAAATTGCGACTATTTCTAACAACAGACCTGAATGGAATTATGCTGATATGGGAATTATGCAAATTGGAGCTATTCATGTTCCTATTTATCCCAATGTTACCGAAAGCGAGTATGATTATATTCTTAATCATTCGGAAGCAAAATTAGTATTTATCTCTTCTGATTTAATTTATTCAAGAATAAAGAAAATTGCTGAAGAATCTGAGGTTATCAAAGATGTATATAGTTTTGAAAAACTTAAAACACATGATAAACAATGGACTGAAATTCTTGAGATGGGAGAAAAAAATCCTTTAAAAGAGAAAGTTGATGAAATTAAGAATTCAATTAAGCCTGATGATATTGCTACAATAATTTATACTTCAGGAACCACAGGAAAACCTAAAGGAGTTGTTCTTACTCATGCAAATATTGTAAGTAACTTTGTAGCCGTAAAACCAATTATACCTTTAGATTCCACATCAAAGGTATTGAGCTACCTCCCACTTTGTCATATTTATGAAAGGATGCTTAATTATTCATTTCAAAATATTGGTGCTTCAATTTACTATGTTGAAAGTCTGGGAACAATAGTGGATAATATACAGGAAATTAAACCTGAAGGATTTACAACTGTACCGAGACTGCTTGAAAAAGTATATGACAGAATAATGTTTAAAGGAAGAGAATTGAAAGGAATTAAGAAAGCAATTTTTGACTGGTCTGTTAAACTTGGTATGAAATACAAAGAAGAAAACAATTCTGCATGGTATTGCTTTAAATTAAAAATTGCCGATAAGCTTGTTTTTAATAAATGGAGAGCAGCATTTGGCGGAAATATT is a window from the Bacteroidota bacterium genome containing:
- a CDS encoding long-chain fatty acid--CoA ligase; translated protein: MKITRIFDLLEQHKNEFNKPNTFGAKIDGKWKDYSTDEFVDTVNNFSYGLLALGIKAGDKIATISNNRPEWNYADMGIMQIGAIHVPIYPNVTESEYDYILNHSEAKLVFISSDLIYSRIKKIAEESEVIKDVYSFEKLKTHDKQWTEILEMGEKNPLKEKVDEIKNSIKPDDIATIIYTSGTTGKPKGVVLTHANIVSNFVAVKPIIPLDSTSKVLSYLPLCHIYERMLNYSFQNIGASIYYVESLGTIVDNIQEIKPEGFTTVPRLLEKVYDRIMFKGRELKGIKKAIFDWSVKLGMKYKEENNSAWYCFKLKIADKLVFNKWRAAFGGNIKVAVSGGAALQKRLAHIFWAAKVPVIEGYGLTETSPVIAVNTFDPGGKRFGTVGLVLEGVEVKIAENGEILTKGPNLMQGYYKAPELTKQVIDEDGWFHTGDIGHLEDGKYLKITGRSKSAFKTSMGKYVVPELIENKLRESKFIEQVMITGENEKFVSAVIVPEFQHLKAWCIREGHGFGNRSEVIKNPEVIKQFMKEVNEYNKLFNQHERIIKIAIVQDDWTVDTGELTPTMKVKRKVVEAKYEKNIKKLYN